One stretch of Castor canadensis chromosome 12, mCasCan1.hap1v2, whole genome shotgun sequence DNA includes these proteins:
- the LOC109698191 gene encoding pancreatic alpha-amylase 2a5-like produces MSRCTPTHHNRMYKMAVGFMLAHPYGFTHVMSSYRWQRNIQNGQDANDWIGPPNNNGATKEVTINEDSTCGNDWVCEHRWRQIRNMVIFRNVVDGQPFSNWWDNGSNQVAFGRGNRGFIVFNNDDWSFSSTLQTGLPAGTYCDVISGDKVNGNCSGLRVTVNSDGTAYFSISNSADDPFIAIHVDSKL; encoded by the exons ATGTCGCGATGTACCCCAACCCATCACAACAGAATGTATAAAATGGCAGTTGGATTTATGCTTGCTCACCCATATGGGTTTACACATGTGATGTCGAGCTACCGTTGGCAAAGAAATATTCAGAATGGACAA GATGCTAATGATTGGATTGGGCCACCCAATAATAATGGAGCAACTAAAGAAGTAACCATTAATGAAGACAGTACTTGTGGCAATGACTGGGTCTGTGAACATCGATGGCGTCAAATAAG GAACATGGTTATCTTCAGAAACGTAGTTGATGGCCAGCCTTTTTCAAACTGGTGGGATAATGGTAGCAACCAAGTGGCCTTTGGAAGAGGAAACAGAGGCTTCATTGTCTTTAACAATGATGACTG GTCATTTTCATCCACTTTGCAAACTGGCCTTCCTGCTGGCACATATTGTGATGTCATTTCTGGAGATAAAGTTAATGGCAATTGTTCTGGACTTAGGGTCACTGTTAACAGTGATGGCACTGCCTATTTCTCTATTAGTAACTCTGCTGACGACCCCTTTATTGCAATTCATGTtgattcaaaattataa